The DNA window CTCTAAAGCCATTTTGTGAAGAATCTGTTTCATAATATTTTTGCAACTCGTTATCTATTCTTCCAAAACCATCAGAAGTTTTTTTACTTCCTTTAATTTCATTTCAATTTAAATTTGTATGTTTTCTATCTTCTGCTTTACTAGACAAAAAATAATCCTTAGCAATATTTTTATAAAAATCATCACTTGCTTTTTTTAAAGAGTTACTATTTGTTGATGTATATGTAAAATTTTCATCAATAGTAAAAGTTTCTATATCTTTCTTACCTTTATACTGAATCTCAATTTTATAATCAATAATTACATTACCTAAGTAAAGTTCATCCTTATCATTTGATTCATAAGATAAAACCTTTAAAGAATTTCAATTAAAAATAACATTTTTTAGTAAACTATTAACATCATTTAATATAATTTTAAATTTATTTATTTTTTTCAAATTATTTAAGTCAGTTGTCAATTTGTCAATTTCTAAAACTTTCTTAATATCAGTTTCTAATAATTTTAAATCATATGGATCAATCTCTTCTGGACTTAGATTAGTATTTTCAACTATTTTAGTCCTATTTAAAAAAGAATATCTGTTTTCAGTATCAGGAAGACCAACTAAATTTTGATAAACATTATCATTAAGATGTTTTACAAAAATTTCTTCAACTTCTAATTTCAATTCCTTAATTAATTCCTCATTATCCTCAATAATAGGGCCTGGAGGCTCTGTTGTGTTTCCACAAGCAATTACTGTAGCACTACTTGTAGCTACAAGAGTTAAAGTTCCTAGAATACTTAATAACTTTTTCATATATTTTCCTCCTTGATTATTTTTATAATAATCTTAAGTATATTTTAAAGAATAAAAATAAAATAGTAATTTATATAAAATATTTTTCTAATTAAAAAAGAATTTTATATAAATTAAAACATTTTAGTTTATTTTAAACAGATAATACAATAACCAATAAATACATTTAAAAAAGATTTTATATTTATAAATAAAGGAAACAGCTTAAAAAAGCTGTTTCCTTTATTTATAAATAGAATTTGTAATTAATTATCTATAATTTTAAAATACTTTTAAAAAGTTGAAAAGCTAGTTTTTTATTTCCTATTCTTGTGGAAAAAGCAGTGGCACTACCACAAGCAACTCCCATTTTTAAAGCTCTTTCATAGTTTTTTGTTTTAATAAATTCAAATAGAAAACCTGCAATCATACTGTCACCAGCACCAGCTGCATTTATTAATTTATAATTTCAATTTCCAATGTTACATATTTCTGTTATCTTATCATTGATTAAAATTGCTCCATCCGCTCCCATTGAAATTAAAATATTTTCTACACCTCTTTCAAGAATTTTTTTACCAGCTTTTATAACATCATTTATATTATTTATTTCAATTCCTAAAGTTAATTTTAATTCATCTAAATTTGGTTTTATTAAAAATGGTTTCTTATCGATAGCATAATTTAATGCTTCTCCATAAGAATCAACTATACATTTAACTTTTAATGAATTTGATAACTCTACTAATTCAGAATAAATTTTTTTATCTACTTCTTTTGGAATACTTCCAGTTAGAACTAAATAATCATTTTTCTTCAAATTATTTTTTAAATAATTTATTAATTTATTAATTTCTAATTTATCAATACTAGAGCTTTCTACACTACATTCAGTTTGCTGAGCATCAATTAATTTTAAATTAACCCTGATATTATTTTTTGATTTAAACTTTTTGTAACTTATTTTATTTTTATCAAGTTCTTTATAAAAATAATTTTCAAAATCTCCATTAGTAAATATTAAAGATTCATTTTTTACATTTAAATTATTTAACATCATACTAATATGAATTCCCTTACCAGAAGGATACATTTCTACTGCTTTTGGTCTATTTGTTTTATTTTTTACTAACTCATCAAATAATAAAATATAATCAATTGTTGGACTTAAAGAAACTATATAAATATTTTCTTGCATCTTTATACCCTCTTAATTTGAATTAAATTTTCCTTAATTTCCAAGTCATAAATATCATAGTAATATTTATTTCTATAAAAATTAAAATCTTCATTCATTATTATTTCCATTTCACTAATTTTTTTATCAATAAGTAGATAGTGTTCATTTTTTTTACTTATCAGTATTAATGAACTTTCTTTTATTTTATTTTCAACTTCTGTTATTTCTATTTCTAATTTTTTAATTTTGTTTTCTAATTTACTTTTTTTAACTAAATTTATTTCCAGATTACTATCTTTCATTCCTTTTTTATTAAATAAATCTGCTTGATTTTTTTCTTCTATAATAATTAGTTTATCCAATTTGTATTTCAAGTTTTTATTTTTAATAATTAAGTTATAAATTTTTTTACTAAAAAAATTTAAAGTGTTTAAATTTTTAACATTAACTAAAAGATCTCTATAATAATTTCTTAATATTTTTTGACGATCGGATTTAATATTTTTTAATAAAGAAATTATATTTTTTTTATTTTTTGAATTATATTTTTCATTTTCTAAATCTTTAATAAACTGATTTACTTTATTTTCTAATTGTAAATCAACTTTTATTAATTTTACTTTTGCTTGTTTTATTGCTTCTATTAACTCAGCGTCTTTGATTTTTTTTTGATTTAATTTATTAAAATAATAAATTAAATTTTTCGCAGAAAAGTCAATTTCTTGATTCAAAAATTTTTCTTTAGAAAATTTTTTTGTTGTTTTTAAAGCTAAAACTTTTTCACTTTTTTCTTCTTTTCAAAAGAAGAAAGTAAATGCAATTCCTAATCCAAAAGCAAATAAGTCAATTAAAATAGCTAGTGCTAAAGAATTAGTATAAGCTAAAAACCCAACAATACCACCTAATCCTGCTAGATTATCTAATTTAACTTGAAAAATTCCAATCACTCATCCACCAATTGCTCCTGCCAATGTACCTGTAATAAAAGGTAAGCCTTTTGGAAGATTGACTCCATAAATACATGATTCAGTTGGTCCAGAAATAATTCCTGGTAAAGCTGCTGCAAAACAAGCAGATTTATCAATTGTTTTTTTAGATTTTAATCCAACTGCAATAGTTGCTCCCATTTGAGCTCAAGCTGCTGCAAATGCTGCTGCTAAAAATAAAGATGGATTACCTTTTTGAAGATCTGCAATTGCTGCAAAAAATAATATGTTATGAACACCAAGAACTACTAGTGGTTGTCAAGTTAAACCAACAACCATTGCTCCTAAACCAATTGGCAAATTCATAAATCAATTAAAAACATTCAATAATAAATTTTCAATGACTCCCATTATTGGTCCCATTATAAAAAATGCTAATAATCCTCCAAGCAATAGTATTAAAAATGGATTAAGTATAAAATCGGCCACTGGATTAAAATGCTTTTCCATAAGTTTTTGAAAATAAGCAATAATAATTCCCATAACAATAAATACTAAGATAGTTGAATAAAATGGTTTTATAGAAATATTTCAAGTCCCTAACTTAAATAGTTCAATTCCACTTTCAGGGATAATTGGTGTTATCATTAATAATCCTAAAGCAATTGCAATTGCTGGTTTCCCACCCAAATATCTTACTGTTGATCAAATTGCAATAACACCCATCATTTTAAAACCAGTACTAGCAATAGCGTTTAAAATAACATCAAAAACATTATAATCTTGACCAATAATTGCACTTTCAATAGTTGGGTCATTTACTAAACCAGTTCGTAAAAGAAACTGTTGCAAAGCCATAATTAATCCTACTCCTACTAAAAATGGAATCAAAGGTCCAAATATTGCAGAAACTGATTTTATAAGTCTTTTTCATAAAGAAAAATTATTTAAATTTTCTTGTTGTTTAATTTTAAAATTATCAGTATTATTAGTTTTAAAATTATTTAATTGGTTTTTAAGAATTGATGTTACTTTTGAGACCTCTTGGCCAATAATTAATTGTAATTCTCCATTTGACCAAAGTGCCCCCTTAATATTTACTATCTTTTTAATTTCTTTTAAATCAACTATTTGGGGATTAAATAGTGTCAATCTCATTCTTGTAGCACAGTGGTATACATCCTTAATATTTTCCCCACCACCGATTTTGTCAAAAATATTTTGTATTAAAACTATACTTCTTTCTTCTTTACTCATTTCATTTAATTTTTTTTATAGTTTAAAATAAAATTTTAATCTATAAAAAAATATTATTCCTTTCTTAACTAGAAGGAAAATTCTCACTGATCAATATTGTTTCTTTGGATACTTCAACTTTAATTCTATTGCGTGACTCAAATTTAGTTGAGTCCATTAAAATATAAGATTTTTCACAGTTTTTAAAAACTTTTTCTTTAATCATTGCTTCTTCAATATTAGTTGTATAAAATTCATTCTTATACAAGTTATTCATACCAATAAAGGCTTTGTCAAAGTAAAAGTTATCTAAAAATTTTAAAGCTAATTCACCTGCAGTTGCATGTGTTGAGGGAATAATTGTACCTCCAACCAAGCAAACTGTTATATCATTTTCTAAAAGTTCTAAAGCAATAGAATAACCATTGGTAACTACTTCTACTTGTTTGCCAATTAAAAACTTAATCATATGTTTAGTAGTTGTTCCAGTATCAATAAAAATTAGATCTCCATCTTCAATTAAGTTAGCAGCTAATTGTCCAATTTTATTTTTAAAATCAATATTTAGACTAGCTTTTTCTTCATCAAAAGATTCTCTCAAAATCATTTTTTGATTATTGTTTAAGGATTTAGCTCCCCCATATACTTTGATTAAACGTTTTTGTTGGTGTAGCTCTTTTATATCCATAATAATTGTTTGTATTGTTGAATCAGTCATCTCTGATAAAGTTATATTTTTCATAAATCCCTGTTTAT is part of the Spiroplasma cantharicola genome and encodes:
- a CDS encoding 1-phosphofructokinase family hexose kinase, which codes for MQENIYIVSLSPTIDYILLFDELVKNKTNRPKAVEMYPSGKGIHISMMLNNLNVKNESLIFTNGDFENYFYKELDKNKISYKKFKSKNNIRVNLKLIDAQQTECSVESSSIDKLEINKLINYLKNNLKKNDYLVLTGSIPKEVDKKIYSELVELSNSLKVKCIVDSYGEALNYAIDKKPFLIKPNLDELKLTLGIEINNINDVIKAGKKILERGVENILISMGADGAILINDKITEICNIGNWNYKLINAAGAGDSMIAGFLFEFIKTKNYERALKMGVACGSATAFSTRIGNKKLAFQLFKSILKL
- a CDS encoding PTS transporter subunit EIIC, yielding MSKEERSIVLIQNIFDKIGGGENIKDVYHCATRMRLTLFNPQIVDLKEIKKIVNIKGALWSNGELQLIIGQEVSKVTSILKNQLNNFKTNNTDNFKIKQQENLNNFSLWKRLIKSVSAIFGPLIPFLVGVGLIMALQQFLLRTGLVNDPTIESAIIGQDYNVFDVILNAIASTGFKMMGVIAIWSTVRYLGGKPAIAIALGLLMITPIIPESGIELFKLGTWNISIKPFYSTILVFIVMGIIIAYFQKLMEKHFNPVADFILNPFLILLLGGLLAFFIMGPIMGVIENLLLNVFNWFMNLPIGLGAMVVGLTWQPLVVLGVHNILFFAAIADLQKGNPSLFLAAAFAAAWAQMGATIAVGLKSKKTIDKSACFAAALPGIISGPTESCIYGVNLPKGLPFITGTLAGAIGGWVIGIFQVKLDNLAGLGGIVGFLAYTNSLALAILIDLFAFGLGIAFTFFFWKEEKSEKVLALKTTKKFSKEKFLNQEIDFSAKNLIYYFNKLNQKKIKDAELIEAIKQAKVKLIKVDLQLENKVNQFIKDLENEKYNSKNKKNIISLLKNIKSDRQKILRNYYRDLLVNVKNLNTLNFFSKKIYNLIIKNKNLKYKLDKLIIIEEKNQADLFNKKGMKDSNLEINLVKKSKLENKIKKLEIEITEVENKIKESSLILISKKNEHYLLIDKKISEMEIIMNEDFNFYRNKYYYDIYDLEIKENLIQIKRV
- a CDS encoding DeoR/GlpR family DNA-binding transcription regulator, with protein sequence MLKDERRNLIVELIDKQGFMKNITLSEMTDSTIQTIIMDIKELHQQKRLIKVYGGAKSLNNNQKMILRESFDEEKASLNIDFKNKIGQLAANLIEDGDLIFIDTGTTTKHMIKFLIGKQVEVVTNGYSIALELLENDITVCLVGGTIIPSTHATAGELALKFLDNFYFDKAFIGMNNLYKNEFYTTNIEEAMIKEKVFKNCEKSYILMDSTKFESRNRIKVEVSKETILISENFPSS